The following coding sequences are from one Anguilla anguilla isolate fAngAng1 chromosome 12, fAngAng1.pri, whole genome shotgun sequence window:
- the LOC118209468 gene encoding extracellular calcium-sensing receptor-like: protein MAGALTLAKGGPGSGCTLQGTPRPASLSQPGDFVIGGVFSIHYFVSSTEHNYTSRPKAPHCTGSLNFRNVRFARTMVFAIKEINNSSELLPGVTLGYQIHDSCNSVPVTVKAAFQLANGIEPVFFPNQSCSKSATVHAVVGESSSTPSIAMSRILGPFSIPQVSHFATCSCLSDKLQYPTFSRTIPSDYYQAAALARLVKHFGWTWIGAVRSDTDYGNSGMAAFLQAAQAEGICVEYSEALYRTSPRAKVRHVAEVISRSTARVIVAFVATGEMLVLLSELEGMLMAPLQWIGSEAWVTNHMMLQFRLFAGAIGFGIPRSVIPGLRDFLLDLGPAQVSNSPLLTEFWESAFNCSLGGSQTAAGQKTCDGNQNLRDLLNPYTDTSQLRISNMVYKAVYAIAHAIHSIICTGKPNIPPHCNRSILVGPQQIMEHLRKVNFSRNGYKVSFDANGDPVAIYELVNWQMMRDGHMEFVTVGHYDASAPDGQVLIMNRNITWAGGQPKVPVSVCSESCPPGTWKAVQRGRPVCCYDCVPCAEGEISNATDSLDCITCPADYWSNAKKDECVPKPVEFLSFHEVLGIILTACSVTGACIAITVAAVFYRHRDTPIVKANNSELSFLLVFSLKLCFLCALTFIGRPSEWSCMLRHTAFGITFVLCISCVLGKTIVVLMAFKATLPGCNVMKWFGPPQQRLSVLAFTLIQVLICVLWLTISPPFPNENMIHYKEKIILECDVGSAVGFWAVLGYIGLLSILCFVLAFLARKLPDNFNEAKFITFSMLIFCAVWITFIPAYVSSPGKFTVAVEIFAILASSFGLIICIFVPKCFIILFQPEKNTKKHMMGKISSKSL, encoded by the exons ATGGCTGGAGCTCTCACCCTGGCAAAGGGAGGGCCAGGGTCAGGGTGCACACTGCAGGGGACCCCGAGGCCTGCGTCTTTATCCCAGCCTGGGGACTTTGTGATCGGAGGCGTTTTTTCCATCCACTACTTtgtgagcagcactgagcacaacTACACCAGCCGACCCAAAGCGCCGCACTGTACGGGGAG TTTGAATTTCCGGAATGTGCGCTTTGCTAGGACCATGGTTTTTGCCATCAAGGAGATCAACAACAGTTCCGAGCTCCTGCCAGGTGTAACTCTGGGCTACCAGATCCATGACTCCTGCAACTCTGTGCCAGTGACCGTGAAGGCGGCGTTTCAGCTGGCTAATGGCATTGAGCCAGTCTTCTTTCCCAACCAGTCCTGCTCAAAGTCTGCCACCGTGCATGCTGTTGTGGGTGAGTCTAGCTCCACTCCTTCCATCGCCATGTCCAGAATTCTTGGACCCTTCAGCATCCCCCAG GTGAGCCATTTTGCCACCTGTTCCTGTCTTAGTGACAAGCTGCAGTACCCCACCTTCTCCAGGACCATCCCAAGTGACTACTACCAGGCAGCTGCTCTGGCTAGACTAGTCAAGCATTTTGGCTGGACTTGGATTGGGGCGGTGCGGAGCGACACAGACTATGGGAACAGTGGGATGGCTGCCTTCCTGCAGGCTGCACAGGCAGAGGGCATCTGCGTGGAGTACTCAGAGGCACTCTACAGGACCAGCCCCCGTGCAAAAGTGCGACACGTGGCAGAGGTCATCAGCAGGTCCACAGCCCGCGTCATTGTGGCATTTGTAGCCACAGGCGAAATGCTGGTCTTGCTGTCAGAGCTGGAAGGCATGCTGATGGCCCCGCTACAGTGGATTGGGAGTGAGGCCTGGGTCACTAACCACATGATGTTGCAGTTCCGTCTGTTTGCCGGGGCCATCGGCTTTGGCATCCCCCGCTCAGTCATTCCAGGGCTGCGAGACTTCCTGTTGGACCTGGGGCCGGCACAGGTTTCTAACTCACCACTCCTCACAGAGTTCTGGGAGAGCGCTTTTAACTGCAGCCTGGGGGGAAGTCAGACTGCAGCGGGCCAGAAAACATGCGATGGAAACCAGAATCTGCGAGATCTGCTGAACCCCTACACAGACACATCCCAGCTGCGCATCTCCAACATGGTGTACAAGGCTGTGTATGCAATAGCCCATGCCATACACAGCATCATCTGCACAGGCAAACCTAACATTCCACCCCACTGCAACAGAAGCATCCTAGTTGGGCCACAGCAG ATCATGGAGCACCTGAGAAAAGTGAACTTCTCCAGGAACGGGTACAAAGTCTCCTTTGATGCCAATGGGGATCCGGTGGCCATTTATGAGCTGGTGAACTGGCAGATGATGAGGGATGGGCACATGGAGTTTGTGACTGTGGGCCACTATGATGCATCTGCTCCAGATGGACAGGTATTgatcatgaacagaaacattaCCTGGGCAGGTGGCCAGCCAAAG GTGCCCGTGTCAGTGTGTAGTGAGAGCTGTCCACCAGGCACTTGgaaggctgtgcagagaggaaggCCTGTTTGCTGCTATGACTGTGTACCTTGTGCTGAGGGAGAAATCAGCAATGCTACAG ATTCCCTGGACTGTATCACCTGTCCAGCTGACTACTGGTCGAATGCTAAGAAGGATGAATGTGTACCCAAACCTGTGGAGTTCTTGTCCTTCCACGAGGTTCTGGGGATTATCCTGACAGCTTGTTCGGTGACTGGGGCCTGCATAGCCATCACAGTGGCTGCCGTGTTTTACCGACACAGAGACACTCCCATTGTGAAAGCCAACAACTCAGAGCTGAGTTTCCTGCTGGtcttttcactgaaactgtgtttcctttgcgCTCTTACCTTCATCGGCCGACCATCTGAGTGGTCCTGTATGTTACGCCACACTGCATTTGGGATcacctttgtcctctgcatctcttgtgttctgggaaaaacaatagtggtgttaatggcTTTCAAGGCTACACTTCCAGGCTGTAATGTCATGAAGTGGTTTGGGCCTCCCcagcagagactgagtgttcttgctttcactctcatacaggtcCTTATTTGTGTACTTTGGTTAACAATATCGCCTCCTTTCCCCAATGAGAACATGATTcactacaaagaaaagatcattctagaatgtgatgtaggatcagcagtggggttctgggctgtACTGGGCTATATTGGACTCCTTTCtatattgtgctttgttttagcttttctggCTCGTAAGCTGCCTGACAACTTCAACGAAGccaaattcatcacattcagcatgctcatattctgtgcagtctggatcacctttataccagcttatgtcagctcacctggaaagttcactgtagctgtggagatCTTTGCTATTTTAGCTTCCAGCTTTGGTTtgatcatttgcatttttgtccctAAATGCTTCATAATATTGTTTCAGCCTGAGAAAAATACCAAAAAGCACATGATGGGGAAAATATCATCAAAATCTCTCTGA
- the LOC118209470 gene encoding extracellular calcium-sensing receptor-like — MKGRSGLGCKLQGTPMPASFSEPGDFMIGGIFSMYYYVSSTEHNYTRRPKAPQCTGSLNFRNVRFARTMVFAIKEINNSSELLPGVTLGYQIHDSCASVPVAVKVAFQLVNGIEPVFFPNQFCSKSATVHAVVGDSNSTPTIAMSRVLGPFGIPQVSHSATCACLSDKLQYPTFSRTIPSDYFQAEALARLVKHFGWTWIGAVRSDSDYGNNGMAAFLQAAQAEGICVEYSEAFYRTNPRAKVRRVAEVISRSTARVVVAFIASGDMLVLLSELEGRLMTPLQWIGSESWVTDRKMLQFRLFAGAIGIGIPRSVIPGLRDFLLDLGPAQVSHSPLLTEFWESAFNCSLGGSQTAAGQKTCDGNQNLRDLQNPYTDTSQLRISNMVYKAVYAIAHAIHSIICTDEPNAPPHCNKSIPVEPQQVMEHLRKVNFSRNGYKVSFDANGDPVATYELVNWQVMRDGHMEFVTVGHYDASAPDGQVLIMNKNITWAGGQPQVPVSVCSESCPPGTRKAVERGRPVCCYDCVPCAEGEISNVTDSLDCITCTADHWTNAGRDECVPKPVEFLSFHEVLGIILAACSVTGACMAFMVAAVFYIHRDTPIVKANNSELSFLLVFSLKLCFLCSLTFIGQPSEWSCMLRHTAFGITFVLCISCVLGKTIVVLMAFRATLPGSNVMKLFGPPQQRLSVLAFTLIQVLICVLWLTISPPFPNKNMKHYNEKIILECDVGSAVGFWAVLGYIGLLSILCFGFAFLARKLPDNFNEAKFITFSMLIFCAVWITFIPAYVSSPGKFTVAVEIFAILASSFGLIVCIFVPKCFIILFQPEKNTKKHMMGKMPSKSL; from the exons ATGAAGGGAAGGTCTGGTTTGGGGTGCAAACTGCAGGGGACCCCCATGCCTGCTTCATTCTCCGAACCTGGGGACTTCATGATCGGAGGCATTTTTTCCATGTACTACTAtgtgagcagcactgagcacaacTACACCAGACGACCAAAAGCGCCGCAGTGTACGGGGAG TTTGAATTTCCGGAATGTGCGCTTTGCTAGGACAATGGTTTTTGCCATCAAAGAAATCAACAACAGCTCAGAGCTCCTGCCAGGTGTAACGCTAGGCTACCAGATCCATGACTCATGTGCCTCCGTGCCAGTAGCCGTGAAGGTGGCATTCCAGCTGGTAAATGGCATTGAGCCAGTCTTCTTTCCCAATCAGTTCTGCTCAAAGTCTGCCACTGTGCATGCTGTTGTGGGCGACTCTAACTCTACTCCTACCATCGCCATGTCCAGAGTTCTCGGACCCTTTGGCATCCCCCAG GTGAGCCATTCTGCTACCTGTGCTTGTCTTAGTGACAAGCTGCAGTACCCCACCTTCTCGAGGACCATTCCCAGTGACTACTTCCAGGCAGAAGCCCTGGCTAGACTAGTCAAGCATTTTGGCTGGACTTGGATCGGGGCGGTGCGGAGCGACTCAGACTATGGGAACAACGGGATGGCCGCCTTCCTGCAGGCCGCACAGGCAGAGGGCATCTGCGTGGAGTACTCAGAGGCATTCTACAGGACCAACCCTCGCGCAAAAGTGCGACGCGTGGCAGAGGTCATCAGCAGGTCCACGGCCCGCGTCGTTGTGGCGTTCATTGCCTCGGGCGACATGCTGGTCTTGCTGTCTGAGCTGGAAGGCAGGCTGATGACCCCGCTACAGTGGATTGGGAGTGAGTCATGGGTCACTGACCGCAAGATGTTGCAGTTCCGTCTGTTTGCCGGTGCCATCGGCATCGGCATCCCCCGCTCAGTCATTCCTGGGCTGAGAGACTTCCTGTTGGACCTGGGGCCGGCACAGGTTTCCCACTCACCGCTCCTCACAGAGTTCTGGGAGAGCGCATTTAACTGCAGCCTGGGGGGAAGTCAGACTGCAGCGGGCCAGAAAACATGCGATGGAAACCAGAATCTGCGAGATCTGCAGAATCCCTACACAGACACATCCCAGCTGCGCATCTCCAACATGGTATACAAGGCTGTGTATGCAATAGCCCATGCCATACACAGCATCATCTGCACAGATGAACCTAACGCTCCACCCCACTGCAACAAAAGTATCCCAGTTGAGCCACAGCAG GTCATGGAGCACCTGAGAAAAGTGAACTTCTCCAGGAACGGGTACAAAGTCTCATTTGATGCTAATGGGGATCCGGTGGCCACTTATGAGTTGGTGAACTGGCAGGTGATGAGGGATGGGCACATGGAGTTTGTGACTGTGGGCCACTATGATGCATCTGCTCCAGATGGACAGGTGTTGATCATGAACAAGAACATTACCTGGGCAGGTGGCCAGCCACAG gtgcctgtgtcagtgtgcagtgagagctgtccCCCAGGCACTCGGAAGGCTGTGGAGAGAGGAAGGCCTGTCTGCTGCTACGactgtgtgccctgtgctgaGGGAGAAATCAGCAATGTCACAG ATTCACTGGACTGCATCACATGTACAGCCGACCACTGGACGAATGCTGGGAGGGATGAATGTGTACCCAAGCCTGTTGAGTTCTTGTCCTTCCACGAGGTTCTGGGGATTATCCTGGCAGCTTGTTCTGTGACTGGGGCCTGCATGGCCTTCATGGTGGCTGCCGTGTTTTACATACACAGGGATACTCCCATTGTGAAAGCCAACAACTCAGAGCTGAGTTTCCTGCTggtattttcattaaaactgtgtttcctttgctctcttaccttcatcGGCCAGCCTTCTGAGTGGTCCTGTATGCTGCGCCACACTGCGTTTGGGATCACCTTTGTTCTCTGCATCTCTtgtgttctgggaaaaacaatagtggtgttaatggcTTTCAGGGCTACACTTCCAGGCAGTAATGTCATGAAGCTGTTTGGCCCTCCCcagcagagactgagtgttcttgctttcactctcatacaggtccttatttgtgtgctttggttaacaatatcccctccattccccaacaagaacatgaagcactacaatgaaaagatcattctagaatgtgatgtaggatcagcagtggggttctgggctgtACTGGGTTATATTGGGCTCCTCTCTATACTGTGCTTCGGTTTTGCTTTTCTGGCTCGTAAGCTGCCTGACaacttcaatgaagccaaattcatcacattcagcatgctcatattctgtgcagtctggatcacttttataccagcttatgtcagttcacctggaaagttcactgtagctgtggagatCTTTGCTATTTTAGCTTCCAGCTTTGGTCTGATAGTATGCATTTTTGTCCCTAAATGCTTCATAATATTGTTTCAGCCTGAGAAAAATACCAAAAAGCACATGATGGGGAAAATGCCATCGAAATCTCTTTGA
- the LOC118209461 gene encoding extracellular calcium-sensing receptor-like, with translation MWSTLVLALMAGDLTLANGSSGSGCTLQGTPRPASFSQPGDFMIGGVFSIHYFVSSTEHNYTSRPNELHCTGSVDFRNMRFARTMVFAIKEINNSSELLPGVTLGYQIHDSCSSVPVAVKMAFQLANGIEPVFFPNQSCSKSATVHAVVGDSNSSPTIAISRILAPFSIPQVSHFASCACLSDKLQHPTFSRTMPSDYFQAAALAKLVKHFGWTWIGAVRSDSDYGNNGMAAFLQAAQAEGICVEYSEAFYRTYPVEKLRRVAEIISRSTARVVVAFVATGDMLVLQSALEGIQVAPLQWIGTEDWITDRMMSQFRLFAGAIGFGIPRSVIPGLRDFLLDLGPAQVSQSPLLTEFWETAFGCSLGGIQTAEGRKTCDGNQNLRDLQNPYTDTSQLRISNMVYKAVYAIAHAIHSIICTDEPNTPPHCNASIRVVPWQVMEHLRKVNFSRNGYKVSFDANGDPVAIYELVNWQMMRDGHMEFVTVGHYDASAPDGQVLIINKNITWAVGQPKVPVSVCSASCPPGTRKAMQRGRPVCCYDCVPCAEGEISNATDSLDCITCPDDYWPNAEKDACVLKPVEFLSFHEVLGIILAACSVTGACMAFMVAVVFYRHRDTPIVKANNSELSFMLVFSLKLCFLCSLTFIGRPSDWSCMLRHTAFGITFVLCISCVLGKTLVVLMAFRATLPGSNVMKWFGPLHQRMSVLAFTLIQVLICVLWLTTCPPFPNKNMKHYKEKIILECDVGSALGFWAVLGYIGLLSILCFILAFLARKLPDNFNEAKFITFSMLIFCAVWITFIPAYVSSPGKFTVAVEIFAILASSFGLIVCIFFPKCFIILFRPEQNTKKHMMGKMPSKSF, from the exons ATGTGGAGTACACTGGTACTGGCACTGATGGCTGGAGATCTCACCCTGGCAAACGGAAGTTCAGGGTCGGGGTGCACACTGCAGGGGACCCCCAGGCCTGCTTCATTTTCCCAACCTGGGGACTTTATGATCGGAGGTGTTTTTTCCATCCACTACTTTGTGAGCAGCACCGAGCACAACTACACCAGCCGACCCAATGAGCTACACTGTACAGGCAG CGTAGATTTCCGGAATATGCGCTTTGCCAGGACTATGGTTTTTGCTATCAAGGAAATCAACAACAGTTCAGAGCTCCTGCCAGGTGTAACTCTGGGCTACCAGATCCATGACTCCTGCTCCTCCGTGCCAGTGGCTGTGAAGATGGCATTCCAGCTGGCCAATGGCATTGAGCCAGTCTTCTTTCCCAACCAGTCCTGCTCAAAGTCTGCCACTGTGCATGCTGTTGTGGGCGACTCTAACTCCTCTCCTACCATCGCCATCTCCAGAATTCTCGCACCCTTCAGCATCCCCCAG GTGAGCCATTTTGCCAGCTGTGCCTGTCTTAGTGACAAGCTGCAGCACCCCACCTTCTCCAGGACCATGCCCAGTGACTACTTCCAGGCAGCTGCCCTGGCTAAACTAGTCAAGCATTTCGGCTGGACTTGGATCGGGGCGGTGCGGAGCGACTCAGACTATGGGAACAATGGGATGGCCGCCTTCCTGCAGGCTGCACAGGCAGAGGGCATCTGCGTGGAGTACTCAGAGGCATTCTACAGGACCTACCCCGTTGAAAAATTGCGACGCGTGGCAGAGATCATCAGCAGGTCCACAGCCCGCGTTGTTGTGGCATTCGTTGCCACAGGCGACATGCTGGTCTTGCAGTCAGCACTGGAAGGCATTCAGGTGGCCCCGCTACAATGGATTGGGACTGAGGACTGGATCACTGACCGCATGATGTCGCAGTTTCGTCTGTTTGCCGGTGCAATCGGCTTTGGCATCCCCCGCTCAGTCATTCCAGGGCTGCGAGACTTCCTGTTGGACCTGGGGCCAGCACAGGTTTCCCAATCACCACTCCTCACAGAGTTCTGGGAGACCGCTTTCGGCTGCAGCCTGGGGGGAATTCAGACTGCAGAGGGTCGGAAAACATGCGACGGAAACCAGAATCTGCGAGATCTGCAGAATCCCTACACAGACACATCCCAGCTGCGCATCTCCAACATGGTGTACAAGGCTGTGTATGCAATAGCCCATGCCATACACAGCATCATCTGCACAGACGAACCTAACACTCCACCTCACTGCAACGCAAGTATCCGGGTTGTACCATGGCAG GTCATGGAGCACCTGAGAAAAGTGAACTTCTCCAGGAACGGGTACAAAGTCTCCTTTGATGCCAATGGGGACCCGGTGGCCATTTATGAGTTGGTGAACTGGCAGATGATGAGGGATGGGCACATGGAGTTTGTGACTGTGGGCCACTATGATGCATCTGCTCCAGATGGACAGGTGTTGATCATTAACAAGAACATTACCTGGGCAGTTGGCCAGCCAAAG GTGCccgtgtcagtgtgcagtgcgaGTTGTCCTCCTGGCACTCGGAAGGCTATGCAGAGAGGAAGGCCTGTTTGCTGCTATGactgtgtgccctgtgctgaGGGAGAAATCAGCAATGCTACAG ATTCCCTGGACTGTATAACCTGTCCAGATGACTACTGGCCGAATGCTGAGAAAGATGCATGTGTACTCAAACCTGTTGAGTTCTTGTCCTTCCACGAGGTTCTGGGGATCATTCTTGCAGCTTGTTCTGTGACTGGGGCCTGCATGGCCTTCATGGTGGCTGTCGTGTTTTACCGACACAGGGATACTCCCATTGTGAAAGCCAACAACTCAGAGCTGAGCTTCATGCTGGtcttttcactgaaactgtgtttcctttgctctcttaccttcatcggccggccctctgattggtcctgtatgctgcgccacactgcgtttgggatcacctttgtcctctgcatctccTGTGTTCTGGGGAAAACACtagtggtgttaatggcctTCAGGGCTACACTTCCAGGCAGTAATGTCATGAAGTGGTTTGGGCCTCTGCACCAGAGAAtgagtgttcttgctttcactctcatacaggtccttatttgtgtgctttggttaacAACATGTCCTCCttttccaaacaaaaacatgaagcactacaaagaaaagatcattctagaatgtgatgtagGATCAGCACTGGGGTTCTGGGCTGTACTGGGTTATATTGGGCTCCTCTCTATATTGTGCtttattttagcttttctgGCTCGTAAGCTGCCTGACaacttcaatgaagccaaattcatcacattcagcatgctcatattctgtgcagtctggatcacCTTTATACCAGCATATGTCAGCTCACCTGGAaagttcactgtagctgtggagatCTTTGCTATTTTAGCTTCCAGCTTTGGTTTGAtcgtttgcatttttttcccaaaatgctTCATAATATTGTTTCGGCCTGAGCAAAATACCAAAAAGCACATGATGGGGAAAATGCCGTCAAAATCCTTTTGA
- the LOC118209472 gene encoding extracellular calcium-sensing receptor-like translates to MAGDLTLAKGSSGSGCTLQGTPRPASFAEPGDFVIGGFFTIHYYVITTENNYTSRPKAPHCTGSLDFREVRFARTMVFAIKEINNSSELLPGVTLGYQIHDSCASVPVAVKVVFQLVNGIEPVFFPNQSCSKSTTVHAVVGDSSSTSSIAMSRILGPFGIPQVSHYATCACLSDKLQYPTFSRTIPSDYYQAAALARLVKHFGWTWIGAVRSDTDYGNNGMAAFLQAAQAEGICVEYSEAFYRTYPHAKVRHVAEVISRSTARVVVAFISPGDMLVLLSELEGRLMAPLQWIGSEDWVTDRMILNFRLFAGAIGFGIPRSIIPGLRDFLLDLGPAHVSHSPLLTEFWESAFGCSLGGSQTAEGRKTCDGNQNLQDLQNPYTDTSQLRVSNMVYKAVYAIAHAIHSIICTDESDDLPHCNTSIQVQPRQVMEHLKKVNFSRNGYKVSFDASGDPVATYELVNWQVMRDGHMEFVTVGHYDASAPDGQVFIIKKNITWAGGQLQVPVSVCSESCPPGTRKAVQRGRPVCCYDCVPCAEGEISDATDSLECITCPVDYWSNPEKDECVPKPVEFLSFHEVLGIILAACSVTGACMAITVAAVFYRHRDTPIVKANNSELSFLLVFSLKLCFLCSLTFIGRPSEWSCMLRHTAFGITFVLCISCVLGKTIVVLMAFRATLPGSNVMKWFGPPQQRLSVLAFTLIQVLICVLWLTISPPFPNKNMKHYKEKIILECDVGSAVGFWAVLGYIGILSILCFVLAFLARKLPDNFNEAKFITFSMLIFCAVWITFIPAYVSSPGKFTVAVEIFAILASSFGLIVCIFFPKCFIILFRPEQNTKKHMMGKMSSKAF, encoded by the exons ATGGCTGGAGATCTCACCCTGGCAAAGGGAAGTTCAGGGTCGGGGTGCACACTGCAGGGGACTCCCAGGCCTGCTTCATTCGCCGAACCTGGGGACTTTGTGATCGGAGGCTTTTTTACCATCCACTACTATGTGATCACCACTGAGAACAACTACACCAGCCGACCCAAAGCGCCACACTGTACAGGGAG TTTAGATTTCCGGGAAGTGCGCTTTGCTAGAACCATGGTTTTTGCCATCAAGGAAATCAACAACAGCTCAGAGCTCCTGCCAGGAGTAACTCTGGGCTACCAGATCCATGACTCCTGTGCCTCTGTGCCAGTGGCTGTGAAGGTGGTGTTCCAGCTGGTTAATGGCATTGAGCCAGTCTTCTTTCCCAACCAGTCCTGCTCAAAATCTACCACTGTGCATGCTGTTGTGGGCGACTCTAGCTCCACTTCTTCCATCGCCATGTCCAGAATTCTAGGACCATTCGGCATCCCCCAG GTGAGCCACTATGCCACATGTGCCTGTCTTAGTGACAAGCTGCAGTACCCCACCTTCTCCAGGACCATCCCCAGTGATTACTACCAGGCCGCTGCCCTGGCTAGACTAGTCAAGCATTTTGGCTGGACTTGGATCGGAGCGGTGCGGAGCGACACAGACTATGGGAACAACGGGATGGCCGCCTTCCTGCAGGCCGCACAGGCAGAGGGCATCTGCGTGGAGTACTCAGAGGCATTCTATAGGACCTACCCTCATGCAAAAGTGCGACACGTAGCAGAGGTCATCAGCAGGTCCACGGCCCGCGTCGTTGTGGCATTCATTTCCCCTGGCGACATGCTGGTCTTGCTATCAGAGCTGGAAGGCAGGCTGATGGCACCGCTACAGTGGATTGGGAGTGAGGACTGGGTCACTGACCGCATGATATTGAATTTTCGTCTGTTTGCCGGTGCAATCGGCTTTGGCATCCCCCGCTCAATCATTCCAGGGCTGCGAGACTTCCTGTTGGACCTGGGGCCAGCACATGTTTCCCACTCACCGCTTCTCACAGAGTTCTGGGAGAGTGCTTTTGGCTGCAGCCTGGGGGGAAGTCAGACTGCAGAGGGTCGGAAAACATGCGATGGAAACCAGAATCTGCAAGATCTGCAGAATCCCTACACAGACACATCCCAGCTGCGTGTTTCCAACATGGTGTACAAGGCTGTGTATGCAATAGCCCATGCCATACACAGCATCATCTGCACAGACGAATCTGACGATCTACCCCACTGCAACACAAGTATACAAGTTCAGCCCAGGCAG GTCATGGAGCACCTGAAAAAAGTGAACTTCTCCAGGAACGGGTACAAAGTCTCCTTTGATGCCAGTGGGGATCCAGTGGCTACTTATGAGTTGGTGAACTGGCAAGTGATGCGGGATGGGCACATGGAGTTTGTGACTGTGGGCCACTATGATGCATCTGCTCCAGATGGACAGGTTTTCATCATTAAGAAGAATATTACCTGGGCAGGTGGCCAGCTACAG gtgcctgtgtcagtgtgcagtgagagctgtcccccaggcacccggaaggctgtgcagagaggaaggCCTGTCTGCTGCTATGACTGTGTGCCCTGTGCCGAGGGAGAAATCAGCGATGCCACAG ATTCCCTGGAGTGTATCACCTGTCCAGTCGACTATTGGTCGAATCCTGAGAAGGATGAATGTGTACCCAAACCTGTTGAGTTCTTGTCTTTCCACGAGGTTCTGGGGATCATTCTGGCAGCTTGTTCGGTGACTGGGGCCTGCATGGCCATTACAGTGGCTGCTGTGttttacagacacagggacacacccATTGTGAAAGCCAATAACTCAGAGCTCAGTTTCCTGCTGgtcttttcattgaaactgtgtttcctttgctctcttaccttcatcGGCCGGCCCTCTGAGTGGTCCTGTATGTTACGCCACACTGCGTTTGGGATcacctttgtcctctgcatctcctgtgttctgggaaaaacaatagtggtgttaatggccttcagggctacacttccaggcagtaatgtcatgaagtggtttgggcctccccagcagagactgagtgttcttgctttcactctcatacaggtccttatttgtgtgctttggttaacaatttcccctcctttccccaacaagaacatgaagcactacaaagaaaagatcattctagaatgtgatgtagggtcagcagtggggttctgggctgtCCTGGGTTATATTGGGATCCTCTCTATATTAtgctttgttttagcttttctggCCAGGAAGCTGCCTGACAACTTCAATGAAGCAaaattcatcacattcagcatgctcatattctgtgcagtctggatcacCTTTATACCAGCATATGTCAGCTCACCAGGAAAGTTCACAGTAGCTGTGGAGATATTTGCAATTTTGGCTTCTAGCTTCGGTTTGAtcgtttgcatttttttccctaaatGTTTCATAATATTGTTTCGGCCTGAGCAAAATACCAAAAAGCACATGATGGGAAAAATGTCATCAAAAGCTTTCTGA